From the Nonlabens marinus S1-08 genome, one window contains:
- a CDS encoding DUF6646 family protein — MKKLLFATAFLITSLSMGQAFTGKGDQKFQVGLNLQDNATGIQATYDYGVGENISFGVATVYAMAIDDALDADFGQRADLRLRFNANIGSVLNVDEMFDFYPGLSFGTKNFGGHLGARYFFSDGFGLYTEAQVPFAKYDSDELTPEEELNNQFNFNFGMSFNF; from the coding sequence ATGAAAAAGCTATTATTTGCAACAGCATTTTTAATTACATCTTTATCGATGGGGCAAGCCTTTACAGGTAAGGGTGATCAAAAATTTCAAGTAGGATTGAACTTGCAGGACAACGCCACTGGAATACAGGCTACCTACGATTATGGGGTAGGCGAGAACATCTCGTTTGGTGTGGCTACTGTTTATGCAATGGCTATAGATGATGCTTTGGATGCCGATTTTGGTCAACGAGCAGACTTGCGCTTGCGTTTCAACGCAAACATAGGAAGTGTCTTAAACGTTGATGAAATGTTTGACTTTTATCCAGGTCTGAGTTTTGGAACAAAAAACTTTGGTGGTCATTTAGGAGCACGTTATTTTTTCTCTGACGGCTTCGGGTTGTATACAGAAGCTCAAGTGCCTTTTGCAAAGTATGATTCTGATGAGTTGACTCCTGAAGAGGAACTGAACAACCAATTCAATTTTAATTTTGGCATGTCCTTTAATTTCTAG